Part of the Desulfolutivibrio sulfoxidireducens genome is shown below.
ATATTCGACGTCGTCCTTGAAGGCGAAGTATTCCGGAAACATGCGCTTGCCGAGCTCGATCATGACCCGGTTGGCGTGGCGGGTCTCGCCCAGGGGCTCGATGACCGGCCGGCACAGGGCCGCCGTGTGCCCGTAGTTGTACCACCAGGGCATGTACAGCATCTCCCAGCGCTCGAAGTTGGTCTGGTCAGGCAAAACCAGGTCCGCCCATTTCATGGTCTCCGAGGGCATGATCTCGGTGACCACGAAAAGCTCCAACTTGTAGTCGCCCTTTTCGTCGCGCATGGTCATGGCCTTGCGCCATTCCCCGGACCCCATCTCGGACAGGGCCGGATTGCACTCCGAAGCGAAAAAGACCTTGAGGGTCCCCTCCTTGACGGCCTGGGCCGCGTACCAAGTGGGTTCCAGAAAGAAGTTGTAGTGGTCGAACTGGCTCTTGTTGGGACCGGTGCGGTGGTAGCCCAGCTCCTTGAGGTTGGGGGCCGGGGGCACGGGCGTAACCGGGGCCATGGGCGCGATCTCCGGCAGGGGCTGGCCGCCGGGGTTGTCCAGGTTGCCGGTGATGGACAAAAGGATGCTCCAGACATGGCCCCAGTCCATGGCGTTGCCGTACATGATGGACTTAAACGCATCGATGGACACGCTTTTGGCCTCGGCGCACATCTTGGCCAGCCTGACGATGTCTGCGGCCGGAACCTCGCAGATGCGGCTCATGTTCTCCGGGGTCTTGTCCTGGATGAATTCCATGAGCTTTTCCATGTCCCCGGGACGCACCCACTTGTCGCAAAAGGCCTTGTCGTGGAGGTCGTTTGTCAACAGGTAATGGCACACCCCGAGAAACAGGGCCGCGTCGCCGCCTGGCTTGATGGGAATCCACCAGTCGGCCTTGGCGGCCTCGGTGCGAAAGATCGGGTCGATGACCACCAGCTTGGCCCCGCGCTTTTTGGCGTTCAGGATGTCCCGGGGCACGCAGGCGTCGTCCAGGCAGCCGAAGGGATGCCGGCCGGAGAGGATCATCAGCCCCCCCTTGGGCACGGTGTAGTACATGGGGGCGATGTGGTGGTTGGGGAAGCAGCCGAAGGTGTGCAGGTGGGCCATGATCTTGCCCGAATCGCAGTGGGGCAGGCCGGTGGAGATGAACCCGCCCACGGCGTTGACAAAGCGCCACTTGGGGTCGGTGGTGGAATGGGGGAACATGGAATAGGTAAACGTGTGGGCCTCGCCGCGATCCCGCAACTCCCGCAGCTTTTTCTCCATGATGTCCATGGCCTCGTCCCAGCCGATGCGTTCGAACTTGCCCTCGCCGCGCTCGCCCACCCGCTTGAGGGGGTATTTGAGGCGTTCCGAGGAATACAGGGTGGTGATGCCGGCCATGCCCTTGACGCACATCTTGCCCCTGGCCAGGGGATTGCCCTTGACCTCCTTGACCACGCCGTCCTCGACGCGGGCCAGAATGGCGCATTCCGCCTTGCATTGGTAACAGACGGTGGGGATCCATTCGTTGTGGTGCATCTGCGTTCCTCCG
Proteins encoded:
- a CDS encoding molybdopterin-containing oxidoreductase family protein is translated as MHHNEWIPTVCYQCKAECAILARVEDGVVKEVKGNPLARGKMCVKGMAGITTLYSSERLKYPLKRVGERGEGKFERIGWDEAMDIMEKKLRELRDRGEAHTFTYSMFPHSTTDPKWRFVNAVGGFISTGLPHCDSGKIMAHLHTFGCFPNHHIAPMYYTVPKGGLMILSGRHPFGCLDDACVPRDILNAKKRGAKLVVIDPIFRTEAAKADWWIPIKPGGDAALFLGVCHYLLTNDLHDKAFCDKWVRPGDMEKLMEFIQDKTPENMSRICEVPAADIVRLAKMCAEAKSVSIDAFKSIMYGNAMDWGHVWSILLSITGNLDNPGGQPLPEIAPMAPVTPVPPAPNLKELGYHRTGPNKSQFDHYNFFLEPTWYAAQAVKEGTLKVFFASECNPALSEMGSGEWRKAMTMRDEKGDYKLELFVVTEIMPSETMKWADLVLPDQTNFERWEMLYMPWWYNYGHTAALCRPVIEPLGETRHANRVMIELGKRMFPEYFAFKDDVEYYDIELSGVGMSVKKLMDNGGLWSPGTAGFRKYEDAGKFNTASGKIELEWQMYADIGQQWPSPELPLEFRRGEKEFPFILVNFRTIFLNNTGAWSQNNAQLRDPVSGVDANPVILNPLDAARLGLADGDMVTVESGTGSVKLPLALSERIKPGCAGLIHGFGQTMGKVASRGAWAGDNELIADAGSHLDEQDLRGGEAHVATRVNIHK